In Caldicellulosiruptor morganii, the following proteins share a genomic window:
- a CDS encoding ABC transporter permease, producing MESAISNGRHSGRQKSFMKFKKSFRKFLHRLNEQKYLQAMAIPGVIWMIIFCYIPMYGIIIAFKEYDITLGFNRSPWVGLANFQEFFSDERFWLIMKNTIGISFFKLLVGFPLPILFAVLLNELASVRFKRTVQTISYLPHFISWVVLGGILMNWLSETGLINIVLTKIGILKQPITFLAEPRYFWGIAVISEVWKELGWNAIIYLAAIAGIDPELYEAATVDGAGRFTKMFRITIPCISGTIAIMFILAVSGLMNSNFDQIFVLRNPLNADASDVIDIYVYRMGIEAFRFSYATAIGLFKSVIALILLFVANGVTKKLTEKSLF from the coding sequence ATGGAATCAGCTATTTCAAATGGCAGGCACAGTGGCCGTCAGAAGAGTTTTATGAAATTTAAAAAAAGTTTTAGAAAATTTTTGCACAGGTTAAATGAACAAAAATACCTTCAGGCAATGGCAATACCCGGTGTAATTTGGATGATTATTTTTTGCTACATACCAATGTATGGAATAATAATAGCATTTAAGGAATACGACATTACGCTGGGTTTCAATAGATCACCATGGGTGGGTCTTGCCAATTTCCAGGAGTTCTTTTCTGATGAGAGATTCTGGCTGATAATGAAAAACACCATAGGAATAAGTTTTTTCAAACTTCTTGTAGGGTTTCCTCTGCCAATACTGTTTGCTGTGCTCTTAAATGAGCTTGCATCGGTGCGTTTTAAAAGGACTGTCCAGACCATATCATACCTGCCCCATTTTATATCATGGGTTGTGCTCGGTGGAATACTTATGAACTGGCTTTCAGAGACAGGGCTTATAAATATAGTGTTGACAAAAATAGGAATATTGAAGCAGCCCATAACCTTTTTAGCAGAACCAAGATATTTCTGGGGCATTGCGGTTATTTCTGAGGTTTGGAAAGAGCTCGGCTGGAATGCGATAATATACTTAGCTGCAATTGCCGGGATTGACCCGGAGCTTTATGAGGCTGCAACGGTTGATGGAGCAGGAAGATTTACAAAGATGTTCAGGATAACCATACCGTGTATTTCAGGTACAATTGCTATTATGTTCATACTGGCAGTGAGCGGACTTATGAATTCAAACTTTGACCAGATATTTGTTCTGAGAAATCCGCTCAATGCAGATGCTTCGGATGTGATTGATATTTACGTTTACCGTATGGGAATTGAAGCCTTCAGATTTTCATATGCAACCGCAATAGGACTTTTCAAGTCAGTAATAGCACTGATATTGCTTTTTGTTGCAAATGGTGTGACCAAAAAGCTTACTGAAAAGTCACTATTTTAG
- a CDS encoding two-component system regulatory protein YycI, with amino-acid sequence MNWSRVKTIAISVFSIVVLFLTVKYLNLLPREEFLTDRQIKTAQNILSQNSIELSCTIDRKIYYVSKLNVKTEFAYDSILNKLFGKRVDRYQNEFENSIYHLKIVNQTLFLESKFKQDPFELFDLNRNDYMKDYDGSYVQVYKNYPIFDSRLKVQNQGDRVLYIFTRVIPQGFELKKNRAISATEAIFNLLNQQKNIREIQNIRFGFYLKDFNVIQGQAVPVWRIVADGEVYYINAFTGMLE; translated from the coding sequence ATGAACTGGTCAAGGGTCAAGACGATAGCAATCAGCGTGTTTTCTATTGTGGTTTTGTTTTTGACAGTAAAGTATTTGAACCTGCTTCCAAGAGAAGAGTTTCTGACAGACAGGCAAATCAAGACAGCGCAAAATATACTTTCTCAAAACTCAATAGAGCTTTCCTGCACAATTGATAGAAAGATTTACTATGTTTCCAAACTCAATGTAAAAACAGAATTTGCATATGACAGTATTTTAAACAAGCTTTTTGGCAAAAGAGTGGACAGATATCAAAATGAATTTGAAAACAGCATCTATCATTTGAAGATAGTGAACCAGACACTTTTTTTGGAGTCAAAGTTCAAGCAGGACCCATTTGAACTTTTTGATTTGAACAGAAACGACTATATGAAAGACTACGATGGCAGTTATGTTCAGGTATATAAAAATTATCCGATATTTGACAGCAGATTAAAAGTGCAAAATCAGGGTGACAGAGTTCTTTATATCTTCACAAGGGTCATTCCGCAGGGGTTTGAATTGAAGAAAAACAGGGCAATTTCAGCAACAGAGGCTATATTCAACCTGCTAAACCAGCAGAAAAATATAAGAGAGATACAGAATATAAGGTTTGGTTTTTACCTCAAAGACTTCAATGTCATCCAGGGTCAGGCAGTGCCTGTCTGGCGAATTGTTGCAGACGGTGAGGTTTACTATATAAATGCCTTTACAGGGATGCTGGAGTGA
- a CDS encoding carbohydrate ABC transporter permease translates to MKIKSSFGDRVFDVLNITLMLIICFVTLYPVWYIIVYSFNEGKDAMLGGIYFWPRKFTLDNYRTVFSNSDITTAFMVTVARTVLTTTLHVFFTAMVAYAFMRKELMGRKIYMAMGTITLFFGGGLIPYFLLIKSLGLYNTFWVYVIPGMFNFYNLIIFQAFFRELPVELEESAKIDGANDFLIFARIILPLSTPVLATIALFVGVYNWNDYFMGVIFINNPKLQPIQTFLYKVIAQVTSNQMLANAPGGIATRNVTSQSLKMATMVITTMPIVCVYPFLQKYFVKGLLIGAIKG, encoded by the coding sequence ATGAAAATAAAGTCTTCATTTGGTGATAGGGTTTTTGATGTGCTCAATATAACGTTGATGCTTATTATATGTTTTGTTACTTTGTATCCTGTATGGTACATCATAGTGTATTCATTTAACGAGGGTAAAGATGCAATGCTTGGTGGCATTTACTTCTGGCCTCGAAAGTTTACGTTAGATAACTACAGAACTGTTTTTAGCAACAGTGACATAACAACAGCATTCATGGTGACAGTTGCAAGAACGGTTTTGACAACAACGCTGCATGTATTTTTCACCGCAATGGTTGCGTATGCTTTTATGAGAAAAGAGCTCATGGGAAGAAAGATTTACATGGCAATGGGAACCATTACACTCTTTTTTGGAGGAGGACTTATACCATACTTTCTGCTGATTAAAAGTTTGGGGCTGTACAATACATTCTGGGTTTACGTAATACCGGGAATGTTCAACTTCTATAATCTGATTATATTTCAAGCCTTCTTTAGAGAACTTCCTGTTGAACTTGAGGAGTCTGCAAAGATTGATGGAGCAAATGACTTTTTAATATTTGCCCGAATAATACTTCCCCTGTCAACTCCGGTTCTGGCAACGATAGCCCTGTTTGTTGGTGTTTATAACTGGAACGACTATTTCATGGGAGTAATATTCATAAACAATCCAAAGCTTCAGCCAATACAAACATTTTTGTACAAGGTTATAGCTCAGGTTACGTCAAATCAGATGCTTGCAAACGCACCCGGGGGAATTGCAACCAGAAATGTGACATCACAGTCACTCAAGATGGCTACAATGGTTATAACTACAATGCCCATTGTGTGTGTTTATCCGTTTTTGCAAAAGTATTTTGTAAAAGGTCTTTTAATAGGTGCTATCAAAGGATGA
- a CDS encoding response regulator has protein sequence MPKAHILVVDDEKPIVDIIKFNLEKEGYRVTTSYDGEDALNRIKNENFDMVLLDVMLPRLDGFTVCKKVREFSDVPIIMITAKAEEVDKVLGLELGADDYITKPFGIRELIARIRANLRRTSQQSNSDTRLLKAGSLVLNPETFEVKKSGEVINLTVREYELLKFLMSQKGQVFSREELLEKVWDYEYYGDVRTVDVTVRRLREKIEDNPSEPVFILTKRGIGYYFNPNI, from the coding sequence ATGCCAAAAGCACATATTCTGGTTGTTGATGATGAAAAACCCATTGTTGATATAATAAAGTTTAACTTAGAGAAGGAAGGGTATAGGGTTACAACCTCATATGATGGAGAGGATGCACTGAACAGGATAAAAAATGAAAACTTTGACATGGTTTTGCTTGATGTGATGCTACCAAGATTAGATGGCTTTACTGTTTGCAAAAAGGTAAGAGAGTTTTCAGATGTGCCAATTATTATGATAACAGCCAAGGCAGAAGAGGTGGACAAGGTTTTGGGTTTGGAGCTTGGCGCTGATGATTACATTACAAAACCATTTGGCATAAGAGAGCTGATTGCAAGAATCAGAGCAAATCTGAGAAGAACATCCCAGCAATCAAACAGTGATACACGGTTGCTTAAAGCCGGCAGCCTTGTTCTTAACCCTGAGACATTTGAGGTTAAAAAAAGCGGTGAGGTTATTAATCTTACTGTCAGGGAATACGAGCTTTTGAAGTTTTTGATGTCTCAAAAAGGGCAGGTTTTTTCAAGAGAAGAGCTTCTGGAAAAGGTGTGGGACTATGAATACTATGGAGATGTGAGAACGGTTGATGTGACTGTCCGAAGGCTTCGCGAGAAGATAGAAGACAATCCATCCGAGCCTGTTTTTATTCTTACCAAAAGAGGAATAGGATACTATTTCAATCCGAATATCTGA
- a CDS encoding extracellular solute-binding protein, with amino-acid sequence MKKLKLKRLFAMLVAIAFIAGLIPFAIGSAASSVKPGWKEDAKKPITFDWYINFSWFGTKWGGNAVSDYITKKTGVKINFIVPAGNENEKLNVMIASNTLPDFITLGWWEEAVKKMIAGKLVYALDDLAKKYDPYFFTVANKQRLGWYTEPDGHVYGYPNASYTPSDYQNPKLKIYSNQTFLVRKDMYEALGKPDMRKPDTFLKALADAKKKFPTVNGQPLIPIGFHEFTDTGCYSLESYLWNFLAIPREKNGKLYDITTNPEYIRWLKTFNEAYRRGLIAKDVFIDKRAQMEEKIAQGRYFSMIYQRTDFVAQQQELYKKNPNMIYIAVDGPANSKLEKPKLAGQGIAGWTLTMISKNNKDPKRAIRFMSYWLSPEGQKDFYLGPKGVTWDIINGKEQFKPDVVKLMQTDRPTFDKKYGAELTYWMLGDWPYVSQWEPPMPPYLQQMADWTLGKTVSYAQYDNLNPPADSPEGIIARKVALKWGQTLPKLIMAKSSSDFDRILNDYHKYLKQVGYDKLLAWQQKQLEENKKKLGLK; translated from the coding sequence ATGAAAAAGCTCAAACTCAAAAGGCTTTTTGCAATGCTGGTGGCAATTGCGTTTATAGCAGGCTTGATACCATTTGCAATTGGCAGTGCGGCAAGCTCAGTAAAACCGGGCTGGAAGGAAGATGCCAAAAAACCAATAACATTTGACTGGTACATCAATTTTTCATGGTTTGGTACAAAGTGGGGCGGCAATGCGGTTTCTGATTACATTACTAAGAAAACAGGTGTAAAGATCAACTTCATAGTACCTGCCGGTAATGAAAATGAGAAACTCAATGTTATGATTGCATCAAACACATTGCCGGATTTTATTACTCTTGGCTGGTGGGAAGAAGCTGTTAAGAAGATGATTGCAGGCAAGCTTGTATACGCTCTGGATGATCTTGCAAAGAAATACGACCCGTACTTCTTTACAGTTGCCAACAAGCAAAGACTTGGATGGTATACAGAGCCTGACGGACATGTTTATGGCTATCCGAATGCATCGTATACACCAAGCGATTATCAAAATCCAAAGCTTAAAATCTATTCCAACCAGACATTCCTTGTAAGAAAGGATATGTATGAAGCTCTTGGTAAGCCAGATATGAGAAAACCTGATACATTCCTGAAAGCACTGGCAGATGCAAAAAAGAAATTCCCAACAGTAAATGGTCAGCCTCTTATCCCAATCGGATTCCATGAATTCACCGATACAGGTTGCTATTCACTGGAGAGCTATCTGTGGAATTTCTTAGCTATACCACGTGAGAAGAACGGAAAGCTCTATGATATTACAACAAATCCTGAGTATATCAGATGGCTCAAGACATTCAATGAAGCCTACAGAAGAGGACTTATTGCAAAGGATGTTTTCATTGACAAAAGAGCACAAATGGAAGAAAAGATTGCTCAGGGAAGATATTTTAGCATGATTTATCAGAGAACAGACTTTGTTGCACAGCAGCAGGAGCTTTACAAGAAAAATCCAAACATGATTTATATAGCAGTTGATGGTCCTGCAAATTCAAAACTTGAAAAACCAAAGCTTGCAGGTCAAGGCATTGCAGGCTGGACTTTGACAATGATTTCAAAGAACAACAAAGATCCAAAGAGAGCAATCAGGTTTATGAGCTACTGGCTGAGCCCTGAAGGGCAGAAGGACTTCTATCTTGGACCAAAGGGTGTAACATGGGATATAATCAATGGTAAAGAGCAGTTCAAACCAGATGTTGTAAAACTTATGCAAACAGACAGACCAACATTTGACAAGAAGTACGGTGCAGAGCTCACCTACTGGATGCTTGGTGACTGGCCATATGTATCTCAATGGGAACCTCCAATGCCACCATACCTGCAGCAGATGGCTGACTGGACACTTGGCAAGACTGTGAGCTATGCACAGTATGACAATCTAAATCCGCCGGCTGATAGTCCTGAAGGTATTATCGCAAGAAAGGTTGCTTTGAAGTGGGGCCAGACACTGCCAAAGCTCATTATGGCAAAGTCATCTTCAGACTTTGATAGAATACTCAATGACTATCATAAATATCTAAAGCAGGTAGGATATGACAAGTTGCTTGCATGGCAGCAAAAGCAGCTGGAAGAGAATAAAAAGAAGCTTGGGCTAAAGTGA
- a CDS encoding CTP synthase — MEKQVKYIFVTGGVVSGLGKGITAASIGRLLKARGLKVTMQKFDPYINVDPGTMSPYQHGEVFVTDDGAETDLDLGHYERFIDENLTKNSNVTTGKIYWSVIQRERRGDFLGGTVQVIPHITNEIKERIYRLGKSNSTDVVITEIGGTVGDIESLPFLEAIRQVATDIGKENVLYVHVTLVPYLSKSGELKTKPTQHSVKELRSIGIQPDIIVCRTEKPLSPDLKAKIALFCNLKPEYVIQNLDAESLYEVPLMLEQEGLGEIICEKLGFACTKPDLSDWIEIVNKEKNLKNTVSIALVGKYVELHDAYLSVAEALKHAGIANDAYVNILWINAEHVTDKSAHEFLKDADGILVPGGFGDRGIEGKIAAIKYARENRIPFFGICLGMQCAVIEFARNVLNLKGANSTEFDETTPYPVIDIMPEQKDIFTKGGTMRLGLYPCKLEEGTLAHRIYNDELVYERHRHRYEFNNEFRERFRQAGMVFSGISPDRRLVEIIELKDHPWFVGVQFHPEFKSRPQRPHPIFTDFIRASLENKKKKEGTLS, encoded by the coding sequence ATGGAAAAGCAGGTAAAATACATCTTTGTCACAGGCGGGGTAGTGTCCGGGCTTGGCAAAGGCATAACAGCAGCATCAATAGGAAGGCTTTTGAAAGCACGTGGTTTGAAAGTCACAATGCAAAAGTTTGACCCGTATATAAACGTTGACCCCGGGACCATGAGCCCCTATCAGCACGGAGAGGTGTTTGTTACAGACGATGGTGCTGAGACCGATCTTGACCTTGGTCACTATGAGAGGTTTATTGATGAAAACCTTACAAAAAACAGCAATGTCACAACAGGAAAGATTTACTGGTCGGTAATTCAAAGAGAACGCCGGGGCGATTTTTTGGGCGGGACTGTTCAGGTAATACCACATATTACAAATGAGATAAAAGAGAGAATCTACAGGCTTGGCAAGAGCAACTCAACAGATGTTGTGATAACAGAGATTGGCGGAACAGTTGGGGACATCGAAAGCCTTCCGTTTCTGGAGGCGATAAGGCAGGTTGCAACTGACATTGGCAAGGAAAATGTTCTGTATGTTCATGTGACACTTGTTCCATATCTTTCAAAGTCAGGTGAGCTCAAAACAAAGCCGACACAGCACTCTGTAAAAGAGCTCAGGTCAATTGGTATTCAGCCGGATATAATTGTCTGCAGAACCGAAAAGCCGCTTTCGCCTGATCTCAAGGCGAAGATTGCCCTGTTTTGCAATCTCAAGCCCGAGTATGTAATTCAGAATTTAGACGCAGAAAGCCTTTATGAAGTGCCACTTATGCTGGAGCAGGAGGGGCTTGGTGAGATTATCTGCGAAAAGCTGGGTTTTGCATGCACAAAACCCGACCTTTCTGACTGGATAGAGATAGTAAACAAAGAAAAGAACCTCAAAAATACTGTCAGCATTGCCCTTGTTGGCAAGTATGTTGAGCTTCACGATGCATATCTGTCTGTTGCAGAAGCGCTCAAGCATGCAGGGATTGCAAATGATGCATATGTGAACATTTTGTGGATAAACGCTGAGCATGTAACCGATAAGAGCGCTCATGAGTTTTTGAAAGATGCAGATGGCATACTTGTCCCCGGCGGCTTTGGTGATAGGGGAATTGAAGGCAAGATTGCAGCTATTAAGTATGCCCGTGAGAACAGAATCCCATTTTTTGGAATATGCCTGGGAATGCAGTGTGCGGTGATAGAGTTTGCAAGAAATGTGTTGAACCTGAAAGGTGCAAACTCAACAGAGTTTGACGAGACTACTCCATATCCTGTGATTGACATCATGCCAGAGCAGAAAGACATCTTTACAAAAGGCGGCACAATGCGCCTTGGACTTTATCCGTGCAAGCTTGAAGAAGGGACGCTTGCGCACAGGATTTACAACGATGAGCTTGTATATGAGCGCCACAGACACAGATATGAGTTCAACAACGAGTTCAGGGAAAGATTCAGGCAGGCTGGAATGGTGTTTTCGGGAATTTCGCCTGACAGAAGGCTTGTTGAGATAATAGAGCTAAAAGACCATCCATGGTTTGTGGGCGTGCAGTTTCATCCGGAGTTCAAGTCACGTCCGCAAAGACCTCATCCAATCTTTACAGATTTTATAAGAGCATCTCTGGAAAATAAAAAGAAAAAAGAGGGAACTCTTTCTTAA
- a CDS encoding ATP-binding protein encodes MTKSIESRLIIVFGLLILMVMFVSSFFIIDRVKNYFYQDVQKKIDFMVSSSLLQLLQDRNLKKEDLQDIIDQTMKESQYGFMINKLIVTDSQGRVIASFPRLNSSFFPSDEILNSLSGYRVVKQDGEKQVLIFSYPIRDGKAVSRALYLEVSTQNVLGTVKDIKDILLMAYLISIAFSLLIGLLFAKTLSNPLRRLTEKALKMAEGDLDVAIDIASKDEIGKLADAFARMAKNIKMYISELEFEKQKLERILQNMSDGVVAINSKKEIIHINESARKFLNGDIQDFVERMLKENREDENGVSIYEKEDYTLEVSKAIFIDSYSAQGYIFIIHDITQQARLDSMRKQFVANVSHELRTPITTIKTYSETLLDVHDEETKRQFLSVIIKECDRMTRLVSDLLYLSRLDSGENILNTEEVSLSELVRFVCEKLKIHAERKNQTLSCSILQDVVAMVDRDKMEQVLINLIGNAITYVQEGGRIEVILQKEEDSTKIIVKDNGPGIPQEDLPRIFERFYRVDKARSRELGGSGLGLSIADEIVRAHGGRILVESKVGSGTTFTVVLPVQKDRKLL; translated from the coding sequence ATGACAAAAAGCATAGAAAGCAGGCTTATCATTGTTTTTGGGCTTTTGATATTGATGGTGATGTTTGTATCAAGCTTTTTCATAATAGACAGAGTGAAAAACTATTTTTACCAGGATGTGCAAAAGAAGATAGATTTTATGGTAAGCTCTTCTTTGCTTCAGCTTTTGCAGGACAGAAATTTGAAAAAGGAAGATCTTCAGGATATAATTGACCAGACAATGAAAGAAAGCCAGTATGGTTTTATGATAAATAAGCTGATTGTCACAGACTCACAGGGCAGGGTAATTGCTTCATTCCCGAGGTTAAATAGCAGCTTTTTCCCATCCGACGAGATTTTGAATAGCCTGTCGGGTTACAGGGTTGTAAAACAGGATGGTGAAAAGCAGGTTTTGATTTTTTCATACCCTATAAGAGATGGGAAGGCAGTCTCAAGAGCACTTTATCTGGAAGTTTCAACCCAGAATGTCCTTGGCACGGTAAAGGACATCAAAGACATCCTCCTTATGGCGTATCTTATATCAATAGCATTTTCGCTTTTGATAGGTCTTCTTTTTGCAAAGACCCTTTCAAATCCGCTCAGGAGACTTACTGAGAAGGCGCTGAAGATGGCAGAGGGTGACCTTGATGTTGCCATAGATATAGCTTCCAAAGATGAGATAGGCAAGCTTGCCGATGCGTTTGCCAGGATGGCAAAGAATATCAAAATGTATATATCAGAGCTTGAATTTGAGAAGCAAAAGCTTGAGAGAATCCTTCAGAACATGTCAGATGGTGTTGTTGCGATAAATTCAAAGAAAGAAATAATCCATATAAATGAAAGTGCAAGAAAATTTTTAAACGGGGATATACAGGATTTTGTAGAAAGAATGCTTAAAGAGAACAGAGAAGATGAAAATGGAGTGTCAATCTACGAAAAAGAGGATTATACCTTGGAGGTCAGCAAAGCGATATTTATAGATTCATACTCTGCGCAGGGGTATATTTTCATAATCCATGACATAACACAGCAGGCAAGGCTTGATAGCATGAGAAAACAGTTTGTTGCAAACGTCTCACATGAGCTCAGGACTCCAATTACAACTATAAAGACATATTCCGAAACACTTCTTGATGTTCATGATGAGGAGACAAAAAGGCAATTTTTGAGTGTTATTATAAAAGAATGTGACAGAATGACAAGGCTTGTAAGTGACCTTTTATACCTATCAAGACTTGACAGTGGTGAGAATATTTTGAATACAGAAGAGGTGAGTCTTAGCGAGCTTGTAAGGTTTGTATGTGAAAAGCTAAAAATTCATGCAGAGAGGAAAAACCAGACTTTAAGCTGCAGTATTTTGCAGGATGTAGTTGCAATGGTTGACAGGGACAAGATGGAGCAGGTTCTTATAAACCTTATTGGCAATGCCATTACCTACGTTCAGGAAGGTGGGAGGATAGAAGTTATTTTGCAAAAAGAAGAGGATAGCACAAAGATAATTGTAAAGGACAACGGACCGGGCATTCCACAGGAGGATCTGCCACGGATATTCGAAAGATTTTACAGGGTTGACAAAGCACGCTCGCGGGAGCTTGGAGGGTCCGGGCTGGGGCTTTCAATTGCCGATGAGATTGTAAGGGCTCATGGCGGCAGGATACTGGTTGAAAGCAAGGTGGGATCTGGCACCACATTTACAGTTGTGCTTCCAGTGCAAAAAGACAGAAAACTTTTGTAA